A genomic window from Trueperella bialowiezensis includes:
- a CDS encoding tRNA (cytidine(34)-2'-O)-methyltransferase — MLDFVFHEPKIPGNTGNAIRLAACTGARLHLIEPLAFNFADAHLKRAGLDYHDLADLVVHESWEAAKDYFGPDRRIFAFTGHTENCYADEEYTETDVLLFGTETTGLPQSVLSDPRVTKQLRIPMLPGRRSLNLANSASIALYEAWRQFGFREAASIS; from the coding sequence ATTTTGTTTTTCATGAACCTAAGATCCCCGGAAACACCGGAAACGCGATCCGTTTGGCTGCGTGTACTGGCGCACGGTTACACCTCATAGAGCCGTTGGCCTTCAATTTTGCAGACGCGCATCTGAAACGTGCCGGCCTCGACTATCATGACCTTGCCGACCTGGTGGTTCATGAATCATGGGAGGCCGCCAAGGATTATTTCGGCCCAGACCGCCGCATTTTTGCGTTCACGGGTCATACGGAAAACTGTTACGCCGATGAGGAGTACACCGAGACCGATGTACTCCTCTTCGGAACCGAGACGACTGGCTTGCCCCAGTCCGTGTTATCCGATCCGCGCGTAACGAAACAGTTACGGATTCCGATGTTGCCCGGGCGCCGCTCGCTTAATTTGGCAAATTCAGCGTCGATTGCGCTTTACGAGGCCTGGCGTCAATTCGGATTTCGGGAGGCTGCGTCCATCTCGTAG
- a CDS encoding SPFH domain-containing protein — MGDSSIILLVFLGILALLVVVAIAKSVIQVHQGYTVIIERLGKYSKTLRPGLHFLIPFFDSVRQRIDMREQVVPFPPQPVITSDNIVVNIDTVIYYQVTQPEAATYEIADPMSAIEQLAVTTLRNIIGSMDMEQALTGRDQINGQLRGVLDEATGRWGIRVSRVELKAIDPPATVQSAMEQQMKAERDRRAAILTAEGVKQSQILTAEGEKQSAILRAEGSAQAKILEAQGESRAILQVFDAIHRGNADPKLLSYEYLKVLPQIADSQSSKLWIVPTELTAALDAVTAGFTGKKKDGGDLDDTPIKVNLEGLDDGIADSLASTSLPDVDEALASARGEATRASSEAEESGTHSGKPFNPSQSVGQDPDQPDPLDPNTPMP; from the coding sequence ATGGGAGATTCAAGCATCATTCTCCTCGTGTTCCTGGGGATTTTGGCGCTACTCGTCGTAGTCGCGATCGCGAAATCTGTTATTCAGGTTCACCAGGGATACACGGTGATTATCGAACGGCTTGGTAAATACAGCAAGACCTTGCGGCCAGGGCTTCACTTCCTGATCCCGTTCTTCGATTCTGTACGCCAGCGTATCGACATGCGTGAACAGGTGGTGCCGTTCCCGCCCCAGCCTGTGATTACCTCGGACAACATCGTGGTCAATATTGACACGGTGATCTACTACCAGGTGACTCAGCCAGAAGCGGCCACGTACGAGATCGCCGATCCGATGTCGGCCATCGAACAGCTTGCCGTGACCACGCTGCGTAACATTATCGGTTCGATGGACATGGAACAGGCACTCACCGGCCGTGACCAGATCAATGGCCAGTTGCGCGGGGTTCTTGACGAAGCAACCGGCCGCTGGGGCATCCGCGTCTCGCGAGTTGAGCTCAAGGCAATCGATCCGCCAGCAACCGTGCAAAGCGCGATGGAACAGCAGATGAAGGCTGAACGTGATAGGCGTGCAGCGATCCTCACGGCCGAAGGTGTCAAGCAGTCGCAGATCCTCACCGCGGAAGGTGAGAAGCAGTCCGCGATTTTGCGTGCGGAAGGTTCCGCACAGGCGAAGATCCTTGAAGCTCAAGGTGAATCGCGAGCAATTTTGCAGGTCTTTGATGCTATCCACCGCGGTAACGCCGATCCGAAGCTGTTGAGCTACGAGTACTTGAAGGTGCTTCCGCAGATTGCCGACTCGCAGTCGTCGAAGCTGTGGATCGTGCCGACCGAACTTACTGCTGCACTCGACGCCGTTACCGCCGGATTCACAGGTAAGAAGAAGGACGGCGGGGATCTGGACGACACGCCAATCAAGGTCAACCTTGAAGGCCTTGATGACGGGATCGCAGATTCGCTTGCTAGCACGAGCTTGCCGGACGTCGACGAGGCCCTAGCCTCCGCACGTGGCGAGGCAACGCGCGCGTCGTCTGAAGCTGAAGAATCTGGAACGCATTCGGGTAAACCGTTTAATCCGAGCCAGTCAGTAGGCCAGGATCCGGATCAGCCTGATCCTCTCGATCCGAATACGCCTATGCCGTAG
- a CDS encoding TrmH family RNA methyltransferase, with protein MIINVPDVADPRLDDFVRLNDVALRKKLDSERGLYLAEGEKVIRRALQAGHEPRAAVMTARWAATFEPLFPDDVPLFVLDDALLEQLTGFRIHRGAIASMNRPELPDVTSFLDQLGGARRIFVLEDLVDHTNVGAIFRSAAALSVDAILVTDHCADPLYRRSIKVSMGTVFQIPWTRITGWPQRASLLRDHGWTTAALALDSRAVSLERFAELPVVRSGKVAFILGTEGDGLAASTTSAADYVVKIPMRAGVDSLNVGAAAAVAAWAIR; from the coding sequence GTGATTATCAACGTACCTGATGTAGCCGATCCGCGCCTTGACGACTTCGTGCGCCTCAACGACGTCGCGTTACGAAAGAAGCTGGACTCCGAGCGGGGCCTGTATCTTGCCGAAGGCGAGAAGGTGATCCGCCGCGCGTTGCAGGCCGGGCACGAGCCTCGGGCCGCCGTCATGACGGCCAGGTGGGCTGCGACCTTCGAGCCGCTTTTTCCCGACGACGTCCCGCTGTTCGTGCTTGACGATGCGCTGTTGGAGCAACTCACGGGGTTCCGGATCCACCGTGGGGCTATCGCATCGATGAACCGGCCGGAGCTGCCGGATGTGACAAGTTTTCTCGATCAGCTTGGCGGGGCTCGGCGAATTTTTGTGTTGGAGGACTTGGTAGATCACACGAATGTGGGCGCGATTTTCCGTTCGGCGGCAGCCCTTAGTGTGGACGCCATCCTGGTCACGGATCACTGTGCAGATCCGCTGTATCGCAGGTCGATCAAGGTGTCGATGGGCACGGTTTTTCAGATCCCGTGGACGCGAATAACCGGCTGGCCGCAAAGAGCTTCGCTCCTGCGTGATCATGGTTGGACGACGGCCGCGCTCGCCTTGGACAGCCGTGCAGTGAGTCTGGAACGCTTTGCTGAGTTGCCTGTGGTCCGCTCTGGAAAGGTTGCGTTCATTCTAGGAACAGAAGGTGATGGGCTCGCCGCCTCGACGACGTCGGCAGCTGATTACGTGGTGAAGATCCCGATGCGTGCCGGTGTGGATTCGCTCAACGTTGGTGCAGCGGCCGCAGTTGCGGCTTGGGCGATTCGCTAG
- a CDS encoding helix-turn-helix domain-containing protein: MTTPSPAERALASAFAKTLQARRKELGLTQEQVALRANINRNHYQLLEHARSDRRSNRPANPRLSTLIKLAKVFDCSVQDLLSNALEEYDAADINPYD; encoded by the coding sequence GTGACTACACCATCGCCTGCAGAACGTGCGCTCGCATCTGCGTTCGCCAAAACTCTTCAGGCGCGCCGCAAAGAATTGGGCCTCACCCAAGAACAGGTAGCTTTGCGTGCAAACATTAACCGCAACCATTATCAGCTACTCGAGCACGCACGCTCCGATCGCAGATCGAACCGCCCAGCCAACCCACGTCTATCAACACTGATCAAGCTGGCAAAAGTGTTCGACTGTTCCGTGCAAGATTTGTTGAGTAACGCTTTAGAAGAGTACGACGCTGCGGATATCAATCCCTACGACTAG
- a CDS encoding LPXTG cell wall anchor domain-containing protein, protein MHTINVRRPALFIVLLIAVFTLFIPQAVADESRWSNVESQRHSEFGGIRNGSESIALCTGDRQLNFVYQRGLESASFESYSTTQAGQAYTRQPTEHGWDANVPAENTGVLAAVLDLWGDERASGIAPEAFSIAIYELTSDARGAQMGGQSPWKQQARDLLDLARDLAGPHTADEISLHGSELSGFVVRGQAGKPLVGIPFTAQLTGGVFVDSATDTLNGTTGNDPQRFAIEAPAFGQVSVKITYSNIPGHSFRTGHHSVAQDMHLVGEPGSITQDDVLRDQPSPVGISMSTEAAVLTTKDARQIQDVISINADTWPSNGEEPAVYDVVANLYGPFDDQQPEQPTVPEGLEPIETATLRVTEPGTYTVPFESELSHGWYTVVASGKFDTTGAFTGLPDEVIQMPFFEPAETVHVEIPEPEQPPTPSSPPTPQPAPTEPEKPVQRRLPDTGSATLGFAVIGGGMVSLGGAFVTATRRRV, encoded by the coding sequence ATGCATACGATCAATGTACGCCGTCCGGCACTGTTCATCGTTCTTCTCATCGCCGTGTTCACGCTTTTCATACCACAGGCCGTGGCCGACGAAAGCCGCTGGTCAAACGTTGAGTCCCAAAGACATAGCGAATTTGGTGGTATCCGTAACGGTAGCGAAAGTATCGCTTTGTGTACCGGGGATAGGCAGTTGAACTTTGTCTATCAACGCGGCCTAGAATCGGCGTCGTTCGAGTCTTATTCGACGACGCAGGCCGGCCAAGCCTATACTCGCCAACCAACAGAGCACGGCTGGGATGCGAACGTCCCTGCCGAGAATACAGGAGTGCTCGCTGCCGTCTTGGACCTGTGGGGTGATGAGCGAGCATCCGGAATTGCGCCTGAAGCGTTTAGTATCGCAATCTACGAACTCACGTCCGATGCCCGCGGAGCGCAGATGGGTGGGCAGTCGCCATGGAAACAACAAGCACGCGACTTGCTTGACCTTGCGAGAGATCTCGCCGGCCCGCATACCGCTGATGAGATTTCTCTCCACGGGTCTGAGCTCAGTGGGTTTGTTGTGCGCGGGCAAGCTGGAAAACCGCTGGTGGGGATTCCGTTCACTGCGCAGCTCACCGGTGGCGTGTTTGTTGACAGCGCAACAGACACCTTAAATGGAACAACGGGGAACGATCCGCAGCGATTCGCCATCGAGGCGCCTGCTTTCGGACAGGTCTCAGTGAAGATTACGTACAGTAATATTCCCGGACATTCGTTTAGGACCGGGCATCATTCCGTGGCACAAGACATGCACCTCGTGGGCGAACCTGGCTCTATCACCCAAGACGACGTGCTGCGTGATCAACCCAGTCCTGTTGGGATTTCGATGAGTACGGAAGCTGCCGTGCTAACTACAAAAGACGCTCGGCAGATCCAGGACGTCATTTCTATCAATGCCGACACCTGGCCGAGCAATGGCGAAGAGCCGGCTGTATACGACGTCGTCGCCAACCTGTACGGACCGTTCGACGATCAGCAACCTGAACAGCCGACCGTGCCCGAGGGCTTGGAGCCGATCGAAACGGCAACGCTTCGAGTAACTGAACCGGGCACGTACACTGTCCCATTTGAATCAGAGTTGAGCCACGGGTGGTATACGGTCGTGGCCTCTGGAAAGTTCGACACAACTGGAGCGTTTACCGGCCTGCCTGACGAAGTGATTCAGATGCCGTTCTTCGAACCTGCCGAAACGGTTCATGTGGAGATCCCCGAACCTGAGCAGCCTCCAACTCCGTCAAGTCCGCCAACTCCGCAGCCTGCGCCCACAGAACCAGAGAAACCGGTTCAGCGACGTCTACCAGACACGGGCTCTGCCACGCTCGGATTTGCCGTGATCGGGGGAGGAATGGTGAGCCTAGGCGGAGCTTTCGTGACAGCCACGCGCCGGCGTGTCTAA